A stretch of DNA from bacterium:
CCGACTTGCGCGACGCGGTCGGAGCGCGTGCTAGCCATAGCGGATTCTCGGATCGAGCGTGCCGTAGATGACGTCGGCGACGAGATTCAGCAGCACGACGAGGATCGCCGCCACGAACGCGATGGCCATCAGGACGGGCGTGTCGCTGTTTTGAAGCGACGTGATCAGCAGCGAGCCGATCCCGGGCACCCGGAAGATCTGTTCGGTTACCACGGCGCCGGTGAACACCCCCGGCAACTGCAGCGCAATCAGCGTGACGACCGGGATCAGGCTGTTACGGAGCACGTGACGGCGGATCACCCTGCCCTGCGCCAACCCTTTGGCCCGGGCGGTGCGGACGTAGTCCAATCCGACGTTGTCGAGCATCGAGGACCGGACGAACCGGGTCAGGGAGGCGGACTGAAACAGCGCCAGCACGGCCACCGGCATGATCGCCTGCCTGAGCATGCCGATCGGGTCGTGGACCTGCACATTATAAATGAACGGCAGCCACCTGAGGTGCACGCTGAAGATGATGATCATCAGGATGCCGGTGAAGAACGTCGGCAGCGAGTACCCCACGAACGCCGCCGTGGTCGCGATCTGATCCTGCAGCGAATACTGTTTCACCGCCGAAATCACGCCGACCGGGATCGCGATCAGGACGGCGACCAGATAGGCGGAGCCGAGCACCCACAGATCGGTGGGCAGCCGCTGCAACAGGAGGCGCGTCACCGCCATGTGGCTAGCGAACGAGTAGCCCCAGTTGCCGGTCGCCCACGACATGGCCCACTTCATGTACCGGAGGGGGAGCGGCTGGTCGAGTCCCATTTGATGCAGAATGTTTTGCCGGACCTCGGCGGGCACGTCGGGGTTCGTCGCAAGGCCGGCCAGGGGGTCGCCCGGCGCCAGCGCCACAATGGCGAACACGACCATGCTTATGAGAATCAGCGTGGGGATCGCCGTCAGCAGGCGGCGGATGATGTATGTGGTCATCGCGTCCTACGTGCGGTCGCCCACAGGAGACGCGGG
This window harbors:
- a CDS encoding ABC transporter permease, which codes for MTTYIIRRLLTAIPTLILISMVVFAIVALAPGDPLAGLATNPDVPAEVRQNILHQMGLDQPLPLRYMKWAMSWATGNWGYSFASHMAVTRLLLQRLPTDLWVLGSAYLVAVLIAIPVGVISAVKQYSLQDQIATTAAFVGYSLPTFFTGILMIIIFSVHLRWLPFIYNVQVHDPIGMLRQAIMPVAVLALFQSASLTRFVRSSMLDNVGLDYVRTARAKGLAQGRVIRRHVLRNSLIPVVTLIALQLPGVFTGAVVTEQIFRVPGIGSLLITSLQNSDTPVLMAIAFVAAILVVLLNLVADVIYGTLDPRIRYG